The genomic interval GGCCGTTTCGGCCAATTCGTCGCGATGCCTGAAGGCTAAGGCGTCATGATACCGCGCTTGCTTGAGTGGGTCCCTTGGACGATCGGCCGACACCGCTTGCGGCCTTGCGCAAACGCGCTCGAGAACGGCCAGATCTACCGGGGGAATCGATTGCAATTCATCATTCATCCTGCTGTCGGATGCGCTGGGCGTCTCCATCCCGGTCGACGTGATCAACCATCCGGTGCCCGAGGCGCCACCGACACGACCTCATTCTAAACGAACTGAAGCGCGCCGCCCCGCCGGCGCCGCGACCCGCGCTGGGAAGCGACCCCCAAGGCCATGCGAAGGAAGGCTGGAACGTCCTGCTGCCTGCGGATTTCCTGAACCCGTCCTTCGAAGGGATGTCACCGGAGATGATGCCGTGATCTTGGTCGAACGCCTCGAAAAGATCGCTACCGACGTTTCCTTCCAGCCGGCCTCGGTCGAGCGCATCATCCGGCTGATCGACGTGCTCCACTAGATCGCGAACGACCGCGAACTCGGGAACGGCCGCGAACTGAACGCCTGGTTGCGATCGATCGGCATCGTCCCGGATTTCACGCTGCGGGTACTGGCCGAATCCAAAGCTGGCCATTGGCTGGATAGTATAGCTCAAGTAGTATTGGAACCTCGATTCCCGCGGGAAATGCTACCTTCCCAATGGCTAACGACCTCTTAGAGCGAATGGCCCGGAACCCTCAGGGGGACTGGACCATTAAGGATGTGGAAACGGTTTGCGCGGAACATAACGTGTCCTGCAAGCCACCAACGGGGGGTGGATCACACTATAAGGTGTCACACCCGCGTATTGATCACATTCAAACCATTCCCTTTAAAAGGCCCATAAAGCCTGTATATATACGCAGATTAGTGAAGTTCCTCGAAGCGGTCAGGAGGATCAAGTGAGTATCTCGACTGAATACGCTGTGACGATCCGACCGCTTCCTGTTGCCGATGGGGGCGGTTTTATCGCCCTGGTTCCCGATCTTCCCGGATGCATGTCCGACGGCGAGACACCCGAAGAGGCGTTGGCAAACGCTCAGGACGCTATCGCATGCTGGATTGAGGCCGCCCATGAGATGGGACGCCCTATTCCGCGGCCAACGCCGGAAGAACCAGTTCAAATGCTCAAATTCGGCTGATTAGCCAAAACAAAAGCCCGCCGGTTGGCGGGCTTTTTCTAGGCCAGTGCGAAATTCAATTTAGGCCACTGGGGGGTAAAACAGGCCAGTGCCCGGATTTCCGTCTTCCCGCGCAAAGAGGTCGAAGCGGCGCTCGCGCTACAGCCGCCGCGGCCCGATGAGATCGAGCATCCCGCGCGCCGGCGCGCGCGTTTCCGCAGACCTGAAGAGAAGACCGCCCGCCGGCAAGCTCGATCCCTACGCCGAACGCATCGCTGCGATGGATCGAGACGGATCCGGCGTGCAGCACCACCGTCTTCCGCTGGAACTGGAACCGTCTCCAGCTTGTCACCGTGCGACTTTTGGAGCCCGACAGTGCCCGGCCTAGAAAGCGCTAGGTACTGGCCGAAATAGGCCACGGTTTATCCCAAAGTAGGCCAGCGATCGATTTTGGCTTTTTAGTGCGAGTGGTTAAAGTGCCGCGAATCGCGCTCCGCGTGCATTGGAACCCATACGATGCTTCTATTTGATGAGTACTACCATACATACTACTACGCTCTAAAAAACCATTCCCGCAGTCTTGTAGTCAAGTCTTTGAATAACAAGATAAAATCGTACGGAGGCAGGGAGAATTGGAGTTCCCTGACTTTGGGTTCCATCAACAGCGAGGCGGTGGCCCAGGCCCGCACCGAATGGCCAAAGTACTATGGACCAGATACCCATAATGGGTTCCCTGAGAGTTGGGAGCGGCTGTACTATAAGTACGCTCACAGACCATCTTACTTTGACCTGGCAATCTGGCAAACAATTGATAATGCTATGGTTTTGCAGGGGCTTGCCCTTGGTCAACCCTCAAACAACAAGACTCACTTAGTCGTTAACTGGGTTGAAAGGTCGTTTGCTCCAACGTACTTCAAGGGCGGCATCCTGCTCCCCATCTTGGCGTGCGCTGAGGAGTATGCGAAACTGTTGGGGTGCGAGAGAGTTCTCGTAAAGGACGCTGTTGACCCCAATAAATATGAACGATACGGCTACAAGGACTACAAACTACCAAAAGCAAGTGCCAGTTATCTGGCAAAGGAGTTGTGAAATGGCAAATCTTGAGCAAGGGGCGCTGTCAGTCGAGACGACTGACTTGATGACCAAGGCTATGCAAGATGCCATGAGCCGCATCAATGCAGTGCCTGCTAGCACCAATCTGGTTGACCAAATCTCTAAGGAGGATTGGGTCAAGTGGGATGCGTCTGGCGAAATGGCGCTGGTGGCTGACTCCAGCGGATTAGAGGATGACTGCGACATGGATACCTCGTTGCAGGCAGCCTGACGTTATTGTCGCTAACGAAAAGGCCCGCTTTTGCGGGCCTTTTTTATTTCCTTGTGAAATTAGTTTCAGTTGCAGGTGCCTGCAACTCAGAGCTTTCCCCCCTGAATTACTACGAACTTCCGGCGCCGATCTGGCGGGGTCACAGTGGGCAGCGCGGGCGCCACAGAGAGTGCGGCGTCCACAAGCTGAGCGATGCTCCACGGCCGCTCAGCAATCCCCAGCGCCTTCGCCGGCGTCGCGCGCAGGGCTTCGTGAGTGCGGCAAAGATTGTAGTGAGCGACGTACAGCGCGACGGCGGCGACGTGGTTGTCCAGCTTCTTGCTAAAGCCGTTCGTCAACCGCGTGAACCGGCGCGACGCCATGCGCAGCGAAAGGTTCTGGCGTTCGACGTAGCTCGTTGAGACGTACTGATCGGGATCGCCCGATACTACGTCACGGCTTACGGCTACTACAGCGGCCGGGGAGTAGCGGCCCTGCGCTTCCTTTACGAGGTGCGTTACCGAGTAGGTCTTTACGATGACGCCATGCGAGGCGTTCTCGCCGAAGGCGTCGCGGATCGCTACGCGGTAGGGGTGGAAGCCATCGGTTGAAATCTCAGGCTGACCGATGACGCGGCTGCGCAGATCGTGCAGGAAGTCCATGGTGCTTTCGGCATTCCGCTTGCCGACGCCCCAGCTAATGATTGCCTTCTGCGTCCCGGCCATACCGATGAAAACGTACTGATCGCCCTTGGCGTTGATCTCATGGCGCTGGACGTTCTTTTGCTTCTTGCCGACGAAGCTCCATAGCTCGTCAAGCTCCAGGCGCACCGAACCCGAATGGGCGGGAGCCGCCGAGGCGCTCCTCGGCCGCGACCGGGAGGCCGTATTCGTGGACAGAGCGGACATCGGCGCTGCCACGACGATTTTCAAGGAAGGCCGCCGCGAGTTCCGCCACGCATCCCTGGTGAGCCTGAACAAGCTCGAGCAGTTCAGGGCCAAGCCGGAATGCGGCACTTTCCCGTCCATTTTCCGGAGCCAGGATCCGGACGCGATGGCGTTCATCATGCGCCGCTATGGCACGGTCCGTCTCGCCGACACGCTCGACCAATTCAACAGGCCCGGCCGGGCCATCATGAAGGACGGCCTCTATGACGACGGACTCGTCAGGACCCATCGCTGGATCGAAGCCTCGCAGCACAAGATCGGAAAGGCGGCCCAAGCGAACGCCCTGCGCTCCCTGCAAGATCAGGCCGAGGAACTGGACCGGATCCTGACCGACAAGAGCAAGGAGGCCCAGGCCGCGGAGCAGGCCTTTGCAGCTCTGAAGAATATCTGCGATGGACGAGACGATCTGAAGGCTTGCGCCGCAGCCTTCGCGGCCGCGCAGACCGAGATCGCCGAAGCGCAGGCCAGGCTCGATGCGCTCGACGGCGCGGGCGACGGCGGGCTTGGCGACAAGAAGAGAGCGCAGCAGAAGCTGAAGGACCAGAGGCTCGGCGAGAGAAAGACCCAGCAGAAAGTGTTTGGCGAGCATGACGGCGAGGTCAGATCGGCGGAGAGGAGGCTCGGAGAGGGCGAGAACGTGCCCGGCTCCGAGCTGAACCTCCGGGTCGCTCGGTCGATCTACCGCAAGACGTTTCCGCTCTATTCCGCCGCGAAGGGCAGGGTCGTCTACCGCGAGCGCCTCGATGCCGTAGCCCAAAAGGGCTTCGCGGAGAAACACCGCGCCATCGCCGACAAGGCGCTAAAGGATGCGGACGCCTCGGACGCCGAGCGCGCTCGGATCGAGCGACGGGTCCGCGAGCTCCTTTACGATTACTTCGACCAGTTCGGGATGAGCTCGCAAGTCGGCGCGGAAAGCGAGCCGCTACGGGAGGTGAAGCCTTGGATGGAGCAGCTCATCTCGGATATCGAATCCAACGAGCTGCGCCAGTACGAACGGCAGGCGCGGGAAGCGGCGGAAAAGGCGTCCACCCTTCTGCGCGGCGAGTTCATCAACGCGCTCACGGCCCGGATCGGCAAGATGGAGCGGGAGCTGCAGTCGTTGAACCGCAGCCTTTACGCACATCCCTTCCACAACGAGCGATATTCGTTCCACCGCACGCAGGTGGTGGAATTCCAGCCCATCCTGAAGATCATCGAGATCGCCAAGACGTCTCCGGAGGCGCTCGACATGCTGTTTCGGGGCGACGCGCCCGACGACTTTCCGCACAAGGATAGATCCTTGCGCTCGAGGCGCTGCTCGAGGACCCAGACAAGGACTTCACCCAGTTCGAGGACTACCGCAATTTCTACACCTTCGAAATCCACATGGAGGATGTCGCAACCGGCCGCTCGACCCGCTGGGAGCAGCGGCGCGGCACCGGATCCGGCGCCGAACAGCAGGTGCCCATCTACGTCGCCATCGGCGCTTCGCTGGCTGCCGTCTACGGCAGCGCCGAGCGTCGTGTCGGCAAGCCCGCCGGCTTCGCCCTCGCCATGTTCGACGAGGCCTTCTCCAAGATGGACGGCAAGAACCAGCGGCAGATGATGAGCTTCTACAAGAACCTCGGCCTTCAGTTCGTGATAGCGGCGCCGTTCGAGAAGCGGGTCGCCGTGCTCGAGCACATGGATACCATCGTGGAGGTGGACCGGATCGGCGAACAGTCCCGGGCCACCGTGGTCGAACTGAAAGAGAAGGCCAAGCGCGAACTGATGGCAATCGATCCGGACCTGATGTCCGAAGATGAACTCGCCACCCGTCTGGCCGCCGAGTAGCCATGGCGCGGCGCTTCACGGACGCGAACGGGCTGCTGAACGACCTGGTCGACCGCTTCGAGGCCGGAGCCGCAAGTCCAATCGCCCACCCGGACTATGCCGCCTTCCCATCGGTAGTCGTGGCGGACGCCTTCCTGAAACAGATCAGGGACGTCGAAAGTGCCGGCGCGGTCTCCCTTGGCTGGGGCCGCGGCGCCAGGCGGGACCAAGTCGCACACGTGCGGCTGGCCTCGGCGGAGATCCTATACCGATACCTCGGTCGCACCCCGGCGTCGCGGATCGCGAAGGCCGCCGCCGCGCGGCTTGTCGCCGGATCGGCGCTGCACGGCGAGCTGAAGAACAGCGCCTCTCAAATCGCCGAGGTATGGGGGCGGGGGAAGACGTGGCACGGGTTTGCTTCGTCCGACGTCGACACGCTGCGCCACGCGTTCGTTCTCGCCCAAGCGATTCTAGACAACAAGCATCTCGATGTCGACTACAAGACCTTCTCGCGACGGACAGTGGGTCACAGCAAGACGCTTGAACGCATCGAGGGTGCCGTGGTCCGGCTCCTGAGCGGCATCATGGAATTTCCGCCGGGCGCGCGGCCCCGCGAGGCACTGCGGGCAATCGGACTGGAGCGCTTCGCACCGCCGCTTCTGATCGCGGGCAAGATCGACCTCCAAGGGGCCGATCTGTCCACAATCGCGCCGCTCTATCTCGGGATCGCACCCAAGGAGGCAGATCGCGTCCGCTTCCGGGAGCCGCCAGCCTACGTTTTGACGATCGAAAACTTCGCAAGCTTCAACAGGCACATCGCCGAGGCCGACCCCAGCCGACTGGGAATGACGATGTACGTCGGCGGATATCCCTCGCTCGCCACCCAACAGGCCCTGCGGACGATCGCAGGAATGGTGTCCGAACAGACCCCGATCTTTCATTGGTCGGACATCGATCCGGACGGCACCTGGATCTTCCTCACGATCGAGCGCGCCATCGGACGTCCGATCCGTCCGCACCTGATGAACGTCGAAATCGCCGAGCGTTCGGGACAAGTGCCGTCCAAAAAGTCCGCACCCGCTCGATGCCCACCGGACTCTGGTATCGCAGCACTGGCAGCGTACCTGGCCGAAGATGGCGCCAAGACGCTCGAGCAGGAGGAGCTTGACCCGATCTTGCCCGGAGTCGCCACACTCACGTCGGCGCAAACTAGGCGAGACTGACATTTTTCAGATAACCTTCGGGCAGTTTGGCGCGAAGATCGCGGGCGTCACGCCATGCGGGACGCCTCCTGTAGCATGATTTCCCGCATCCAGATGCTTGCCTGATCGTTGTTGTGAAGAGCCGGCCATTGCACGGCCTCCGTAAAGGCCGGTAGCGGCAGTGGAAGATCAACAATCCGCAGCCGCATCGTCGTTGCGAAAAGCCGAGCCAGCCGTGAATGCATGGTCGCGATCCTCTCGGTACCCAGCAGCAGCGGTGGGATCATGCTAAAGCTCGGCACCGTCACCTCGATACGCCGCTTGTGGCCATGCTCGAGCAGGAGCCACGCCTCGATCGAAGGCTTTCCCGTTGGTCCGAACTGCGCCGCAACGTGCCCCATCGACATGTACCGTTCGAAAGTGAGCTTGCGTGAAAGCTGCTTGTTCATGTGACAGCCCACGCACACAAGCGTCTCGTCAAACAGCTTTGCCGTGGGGTGCGCGTTTGACATGTACATTTCCGGAAAGATCAGGAAATCCACCTCGCCGCGCCGCAGCGGCTCGTCCGGTTGATCGTCAAGCGGAACCAGCTCGAACGTGATGCCGGGGGCCTCGCGCGCGACACGCGCAATCACGGTCCGGAAGAACACCAACGCCATGAAGTCAGACAGTACGACCCGGAAGCGCCGATCCGATTTGGCCGGGTCGAACGTGTCACCCCCGGCAATCGAGAGCTGGATGTGCAGCAGCGCTTTGCGGGCCGGTTCGGCCAGCGCCTCGGCAAGCGGCGTCGGAACGAGTTCGCGGCCACGCATCGTGAAGAGATCGTCGCGGAAATAGGCACGCAATCTGGCGACCGCCGCGCTCATCGCCGGTTGGCTCAAACGGATACTGCGCGCCGCCGCAGTTAGGCTGCGCTTGGTCATCAGCGCATCGAGCGCGACGAGGAGGTTCAAGTCGAGACCTTTGAAGCGCATGATGCGGCATCCACGTCATCAAAAACAATAGATTGTACCTATGCCTCCCAGTATCACAAGCGGCAAAAAATCCGGGAGGACATTCATGGCTCAGATAGACTTCGATGTGGCGGTCATCGGCTATGGCCCGACGGGCCTGACGGCGGCATCGCTCTTGGGGCAGCTCGGCCACCGCGTCCTGGTCGTCGAGCGATGGCCGTCTCTTTATGGTCTTCCGCGGCTGACGCACATCGACGGAGAGCCCGCAAGGCTGCTCAGCTTCGCATGCGACATCGAGGAGGCGCTGCGGGATTCCTAGCCGATTCAGTCCTACATCTATAATGCGAAAGGAAAGCGGCTGGTGGATGTCGCCGACACCCCCAGCCTGCCGATGGGATTTTCGGCCCATATTTCGATTCATCAGCCCGATATCGAGGAGGCGATCGACCGCAAGGTGCGCACGTTGCCGAACGTCACGGTGCGCGAGGGGACGGAGCTCACCGGCTTGAAGATATCAGGCGAAAAGGTCGGACTCTCGCTAAGGGCAGGCGACGTTGGGGAGACAATGCATTCGCGCTACGTTTTCGCGGCCGATGCTGCCAGAAGCTTCGTCAGGTCTGCGCTCGGGATTGAGCGGGACGACTCCGGCTTCAACGAACGCTGGCTCAACCTCGACGGGGAGCGCAAACAGCCGCTTCCCGCAAGCTTCGAGGAGACCAAGCAGTATTGCGACCCGGCACGAGGCCACATGTTCCTGCCGACCGGCACAAATCGGCAGCGATTCGAATTTGCTCTGTTGCCGGACGAGGACACCGACGAGATGGAGCGGGTGGAGAGCGCGTGGAGAATCTTGAAGCAATATCACAGTGTCGGCCCGGACGACCTTCGGATCATCAGGCAGATCGTCTACACCTTCGAATGCCGGATGGCGCGGAGCTGGCGCTGCGGGCAGGTGTTCCTGGGAGGTGACGCCGCGCATACCATGCCGCCCTATCTCGGGCAGGGCGCTTGCTCCGGTATCAGGGACGCCGCCAATTTCGCCTGGAAACTCGATCTCGTACTCCGGAACGTTGCGTCACCGGAAGTCCTTGAGAGTTACGAGCCCGAGCGCCGCCCGCATGTCGCCCCCATCATGCGCACGGCGGTGATGTTGGGGAAGATTGCCAATACACATAGCCGCACGGTTGCGTTTTTCCGTGACCTGGCTTTCCGCTTCAACCTGGTGCCACCGCCGCAGCCAGTCCTTTCCTTCCCTCTCTGCCGGCATCATCCAGGACGACTGTCGCGCTGTCCGGGGAAAGGTTGTGGGCTCGGTACCGCCGCAAGGGCGAGTCAGGATCGGCAATCGCCTTGCAAGGCTCGACGACCACGTTGGCTACAGCTTCGCACTGATTGCTGAACGCAATCCAGTGGCTATTCTCGGCCCATGGGGGATGGGCTTTCTTAGGAATCTCGGCTGTCTCGCATTGACGCTCTCCGACGATGCCGGCGCTGGCGTCGGACGCATGCTCGATATCGATGGAATCTATTCGTCATATCTCGCCGAAAAGAAGGCTGTGGCGATGTTGGTACGTCCAGACATCAATCTGTTTGGATTTGGCGCCGAGCTGAAGGACGTCGCCGACCTTGTGAAAAGTCTCCAGCAGAAGCTGTCGTGGCGCGCGACGGCGCTGGCAGCTTGAACATGGCATTATCTGAAGAGCAGACCAAAGAAATTGAGGCCCTGTGCCGCACGATGTCAATCACGCGCATGATCGACTATGGCATGACGCGCGAGAAGGCACTTCTCGCGCATCATCGGGTGCGAGAGGGGAGCCCGTTGGACCTCGTGCTCGAGGAGATGGCGCATGAAGACGAACTGCGTGCTGACGCTGCCCATGATGCTGCGTCGGCCTGCGAAAGCTGGCACGCCGCTGCCGTGGGCCTGATCTTTGCCCAAATGGCCTTCAATGCGGATAGCGACCGAAAGCGGAAGCTCTACCGCCGTATGACCCGGTGCTTTGCGCGCTTTGCTGCACTGTCGAAATATCCGGCGACGAAGGTGGAGGTGCCATACCGGCAGGGAACGTTGTTCGGATGGCATTTTCAACCGGTGGAGGAGCGGACCCGTGCGAGCGTGATCGTGTTCGGAGGCATGAGCGGCTGGTCGACGGCCTATCGTTCGATGGCGGAAGCGCTCTGTTTGCGAGGAATCGACTGTTTCCTGGTAGATGGTCCAAGGCAGGGCGAAAGCAGGCTCGAGGGAGGCATTCACGCCGATGACGACGTCGCAGGCGGATTGAGCCGCTTCGTCGATCTTGCTTTAATGTGCTCGCCTAGTGAGAGGATCGGGCTATGGGGCAACAGCTATGGCGGGCTCCTCGCGGCGTTAACCGCCATCCGCGACAGCCGTGTTCACGCCTGCTGTATCAATGGGGCGCCGCCGCGCACGGAGGTGCCGCCGTTCCGCACGGCGCAAGAGCAGCTCGCGGCGATGTTCGGCTGCAGCGATCCCGATTTGCTGACCGAGCGCGTTTCCGCGCTTGTCTTCGACGGCCGCCGCGTCCCTATCGCCTGCGCGACACTGGTGCTGGAGGGCGGCGCCGATGCCCTGGTCAAATCTGGATCTCAGAGTGCGTTTCTCGAAGGCAACACCGCCCCACAATCGCGCCTCAAGTCCTGGCCTGACGGCGAGCACACGATCTATAACCATG from Bradyrhizobium arachidis carries:
- a CDS encoding type II toxin-antitoxin system HicB family antitoxin, which translates into the protein MSISTEYAVTIRPLPVADGGGFIALVPDLPGCMSDGETPEEALANAQDAIACWIEAAHEMGRPIPRPTPEEPVQMLKFG
- a CDS encoding transposase; this translates as MKIVVAAPMSALSTNTASRSRPRSASAAPAHSGSVRLELDELWSFVGKKQKNVQRHEINAKGDQYVFIGMAGTQKAIISWGVGKRNAESTMDFLHDLRSRVIGQPEISTDGFHPYRVAIRDAFGENASHGVIVKTYSVTHLVKEAQGRYSPAAVVAVSRDVVSGDPDQYVSTSYVERQNLSLRMASRRFTRLTNGFSKKLDNHVAAVALYVAHYNLCRTHEALRATPAKALGIAERPWSIAQLVDAALSVAPALPTVTPPDRRRKFVVIQGGKL
- a CDS encoding Wadjet anti-phage system protein JetD domain-containing protein codes for the protein MARRFTDANGLLNDLVDRFEAGAASPIAHPDYAAFPSVVVADAFLKQIRDVESAGAVSLGWGRGARRDQVAHVRLASAEILYRYLGRTPASRIAKAAAARLVAGSALHGELKNSASQIAEVWGRGKTWHGFASSDVDTLRHAFVLAQAILDNKHLDVDYKTFSRRTVGHSKTLERIEGAVVRLLSGIMEFPPGARPREALRAIGLERFAPPLLIAGKIDLQGADLSTIAPLYLGIAPKEADRVRFREPPAYVLTIENFASFNRHIAEADPSRLGMTMYVGGYPSLATQQALRTIAGMVSEQTPIFHWSDIDPDGTWIFLTIERAIGRPIRPHLMNVEIAERSGQVPSKKSAPARCPPDSGIAALAAYLAEDGAKTLEQEELDPILPGVATLTSAQTRRD
- a CDS encoding LysR family transcriptional regulator, with protein sequence MRFKGLDLNLLVALDALMTKRSLTAAARSIRLSQPAMSAAVARLRAYFRDDLFTMRGRELVPTPLAEALAEPARKALLHIQLSIAGGDTFDPAKSDRRFRVVLSDFMALVFFRTVIARVAREAPGITFELVPLDDQPDEPLRRGEVDFLIFPEMYMSNAHPTAKLFDETLVCVGCHMNKQLSRKLTFERYMSMGHVAAQFGPTGKPSIEAWLLLEHGHKRRIEVTVPSFSMIPPLLLGTERIATMHSRLARLFATTMRLRIVDLPLPLPAFTEAVQWPALHNNDQASIWMREIMLQEASRMA
- a CDS encoding FAD-dependent monooxygenase, with the translated sequence MAQIDFDVAVIGYGPTGLTAASLLGQLGHRVLVVERWPSLYGLPRLTHIDGEPARLLSFACDIEEALRDS
- a CDS encoding FAD-dependent monooxygenase — its product is MDVADTPSLPMGFSAHISIHQPDIEEAIDRKVRTLPNVTVREGTELTGLKISGEKVGLSLRAGDVGETMHSRYVFAADAARSFVRSALGIERDDSGFNERWLNLDGERKQPLPASFEETKQYCDPARGHMFLPTGTNRQRFEFALLPDEDTDEMERVESAWRILKQYHSVGPDDLRIIRQIVYTFECRMARSWRCGQVFLGGDAAHTMPPYLGQGACSGIRDAANFAWKLDLVLRNVASPEVLESYEPERRPHVAPIMRTAVMLGKIANTHSRTVAFFRDLAFRFNLVPPPQPVLSFPLCRHHPGRLSRCPGKGCGLGTAARASQDRQSPCKARRPRWLQLRTDC
- a CDS encoding alpha/beta hydrolase, producing MARDGAGSLNMALSEEQTKEIEALCRTMSITRMIDYGMTREKALLAHHRVREGSPLDLVLEEMAHEDELRADAAHDAASACESWHAAAVGLIFAQMAFNADSDRKRKLYRRMTRCFARFAALSKYPATKVEVPYRQGTLFGWHFQPVEERTRASVIVFGGMSGWSTAYRSMAEALCLRGIDCFLVDGPRQGESRLEGGIHADDDVAGGLSRFVDLALMCSPSERIGLWGNSYGGLLAALTAIRDSRVHACCINGAPPRTEVPPFRTAQEQLAAMFGCSDPDLLTERVSALVFDGRRVPIACATLVLEGGADALVKSGSQSAFLEGNTAPQSRLKSWPDGEHTIYNHGDARNALVADWFSAVLRT